In Centropristis striata isolate RG_2023a ecotype Rhode Island chromosome 8, C.striata_1.0, whole genome shotgun sequence, the genomic window CCaaagatttttattatttcttccaCTGTTATTGTAccacaaataacacaaaactgTGTAAATGTAGTAGGCTTATTTGtacattctattttttttatatatttttttaagctttCCTTGACAAAAGAGAGGCCTTGAACTCTATTAATCAAATTGCACAACTTAAGCAGATAAACTGTATGTTCTTACAAATGAACCAAGCTCTGTCTCTATGTATTAATATATGTATTGATGGCTAACTGGTGTAGTTCAGCCTAAGACCCCTTTTGAAGACAGATAATACTTGGGACACTTTTCTTTACATTGCTATAGTCTATATTTCCTTAATGTCGTggagaagaagtataaagtcagaTTAAAATCAGCCGTCaagtacaagttcctcaaaattGAAGTACAGCACCaatgtactttccaccactgctccatGCAAATTTGTTTAAAACTGTAATATCTAGCTCTTTTTTTTGATGTGtcacttgacttttttttgcctGTTGATGTAAATGAGTGGTAACTTCCTCCATCAGTGTCAGGCTGTACTCTTTCTGTCTGATTCACTGTACTTTATTGGCCGACACTCTTgtcatgttttctcattttgtctttatctCTGTAGATGCAGACTATAAAATGTGTAGTGGTTGGAGACGGTGCAGTAGGAAAGACCTGCTTACTGATCTCCTACACAACCAACAAGTTTCCCTCAGAATATGTGCCTACGGTAAGAAGATTTAATAAAGGCCGAGTCATGTGGAAAAGTACTCGTAATGAcacattgcattttatttttgtcacaatatttgtgtttttgcgtGTGTGTTCAAAGGTTTTTGACAATTATGCAGTGACGGTGATGATTGGAGGAGAGCCCTACACACTCGGACTATTTGACACTGCAGGTAACATGAATGCTGcagaaaatatctgttttttcatttgttatttCTGTCACTTAGAcaacaagtaaaaaaacgtcCCTGTTTCTCTCATGATTGTCGTTCACAGGTCAGGAGGATTATGATAGGCTGCGTCCTCTCAGCTACCCACAGACAGATGTGTTCCTTGTATGTTTCTCAGTCGTCTCCCCCTCATCGTTTGAAAACGTCAAAGAGAAGGTCAGTTTTAaaatcttttccttttttcactaATTAGGGGAGAATATGACCTCGattgctgttgtttgtttatcaaGTGCTGGAATTAATTTGACAGACGTGAAGGGTAAAGGTTATTTTTCATCATTGataatcaacaaattattttctcGGCTAATGATTGATCATTGGGTatataaaatgcagaaaatagtgaaaaataccCATCACAATTTCCTTGTTCACTAAAGTGACATCCTCAAATGTTTCGTCCAACTAACAgttcaaaacccaaagataatcAGCTTTTAGAAAGTGGCTGATTAAAGAAGTTAAACTTAaacaaagttaaagttaaacaaATCTAACATGCTTTTTCAGAGCACTAGTAGTGCTGTTACAGGAAAATTAAACACTCAGCTAAAACATATAATAATCTATtatataaatcaaataatatatacatttgattttttatattcatgtatgtttttatgttcctCAAATTTACAAATTTTCTTTGCGTTGgaatgtgaatgtgattgtttttttcatattttggcatattttttttaagtgttcttaaaaatgttcttttacCTGAGACAAgaccaaacataaaaaaacaaaaataaatcccaAAAATCAAtgggtaaaagaaaaaagtttgttaTTGCCTCCTGTATGTGGCCTAAGGACTGAGGGTTAAGTTTATTGTTATGATACTCGAGTAGATACAATACTCTAATGAAATATGGATACCAAAACAATACAAAGTTCTCAAATATTTAAGGTCCAATGTGTTTAATTATGCTTAGAATCAGCCCTCTATATCTACATAGGGAGCAGGCCCTTTTCCACTGTTTTACGTGTTCTTTGCAGCTGAAACTGTCTGAAATTGGCAAAATGTCTAATCTTTATGTCTTTGTTTCCACAGTGGGTTCCTGAGATTTCTCACCACTGCCCACGCACACCCTTCCTGTTAGTGGGCACACAGGTGGACTTGAGGGAAGACAGCAACACGATCGATAAGCTGGCGAAGAACAAACAGCGCCCCCTATATTCCGAGAGCGGAGAGAAGCTGTCGCGTGACCTGAGGGCTGTCAAATATGTGGAGTGCTCTGCTCTGACACAGGTAAAGCATTTTCATCACATTAGGAGCGTTTCCATCCAACTGTTTTGTGTATAGAAAATAGTGTGGAGATTCACATttattctactgtaaatttacttGATAATTTGTGTCAAACTATGTCTCTGCTCCATGGTGGAGAAGTATGGGAATATTCTACTACTGTTGGAAAATTGTACAGCACATGTAAAATGTCGATGGAATATTGATATgtggaatcaataaaaaagataataataattaaaaaaaagaaaatagtgtgGAGATGTAGAAAATTAGGGGGAAAAATGAggctgaggtaaaaaaaaaaaaaaaaaaaaaagagcgttgtacaataaaatcaaaatgcAGCAAAGATTTTAGATAAATGATGACGTCCATGAAGCTTGTTACTTCAACATCCACTGTTTCCAAGTTTCTGCTCCGCTGAAGAGAcgaaaaatacagtcatggaaaaaatgatgagaccacccctgttttcttcagtttattgttcattttaatgcctggcacaactaaaggtacatttgtttggacaaatataatgataacaaaaatagatcataagagtttaatttaagcgctgatatctagacattttccatggttttattgataatgattttggttaatatcaagaaaaccatgggaaatgtctagatatcagctcttaaattaaactcttatgagctatttttgttgttatcattatatttgtccaaacaaatgtacctttagttgtaccaggcattaaaatgaacaagaagttgaagaaaaagggtggtctaatattttttttacatgactgtagcTGCAGATTAAAAACTCCTCATGGCTCAGGTGAAACAATCAGAAATGTCATATTTCACTCGAGTTTTGTGCAttgttttttcaccattttggTTTGActattattcttttatttatataatgttgTTGTGCCCTCTTCTTCTGCAATGGAATAATGTATTCTGACTGTAGGATTGGCCCCATCTGCTGCTTTTCTCAATGAACCGACTCCCAATATTTGCATGATGATGTCGGATGGTGTCAACAAGCATTCATTAGCATTTTGTTTTGCAGATTTTCGTGAAATTGGGTTAAAATTTGCAATACATTTGGACAGAAACCTGGCTAAAGCAACCTGATATTTAGGCAGTAATCCAGCAATAATAACAGCCGGTCGTCTAATTTTCGCTCTCTGCCTCGTTTCTGTTCTTTTCCAACCAGCGAGGTCTTAAGAATGTGTTCGACGAGGCCATCCTGGCGGCCCTGGAGCCTCCTGAGACCAAAACCAAGAGAAAGTGCGTCCTGCTATAGACGACCAATGGCAGCGAGATGTAACGGTGTAAGAAATAGGTGGGGTGAATCAAAACATCAGAAAGATCAATGgccattatgaaaaaaaaggacaaaacaaaaGGGGAAGGGAGGTACAACGCCATTGAGACTTATTCGAAAACACGTGTACACTGATtgtgccttcaaaataaactttgaaAGAGGCTGAGGGAGCAAAACTTCGGCATTCAGTAAATGCAATAAGTTTCACCTATCTCCTTTTCTGAAAGCTTTCCAAAACCGCAGTGTTCTCTCTCCAAATATTCAGGTGGGGCGGGCCCCCCCCTGCCTGTCACTAttgctccttttttttaaatttttttttttttttttaaagaaagattcTTTTATATAGTTGCCTTTGACCTGTGTTTTACTTATTGAGGCCTATTGAAGGGTTTTAAACCCAGTGTAGGGAAATCTAAATCGGGAAACACTGACaacattaagttttttttagtgAACTTTAGTCAGTACATTTAAAGGGGGAACTTAATGTTGTCTTAAGTGGTACTctatttgctttctttttttgaccCTTTTGGATTGAAAAATGAAAGCACAAGAGATTTATTGTCACTCCAAACAAAGATAAATGTCTGTAATGGTTACTTTATTCCAATTCTCAGAGACTTCTGAGGAGCATAAAAGTGCATTTTCGCCAATTTCCCTTCATCAGTTGAATTCtgaatttctattttattcttcttttatgTATATTGTATTAATTCTGTGACTGttttgggaatttttttttagcagttattcattttgaaacttgagtttttattttatcaagattttttttttttattgctagaCTACCAACTTTGAGCGATTGATAATATAACAAATTAAgttgtaatatttttaatagaTCTCAGTCTTGAGATTGAGACAATAACCTTTGCTAGTAAATTTCTGGGTGTTTGTAATCGCaggatatttttaataaaatggttTAATGATGTGGAAAGTAgccattgttttgtttgtttaagggGGGAATGCTGCATGCATGTAAATCACAAGAGGGATAACTCTAGTCTACCAGTAAAGgtgttgtgtcttgtttaacctcaaacaaaaatgttaaaatacaggtgcatctcaataaattagaatatgatggaaaagtccatttccagtagttcaagtcaaatagtcccaaccaagtattgagtgcatatagatgtatatacttttcagaggccaacatttccatattatacatattttttaaaattggtatttttttgagacactgaattttagaacctagtctcacaggaatccgtgaaatagccacggattcgcttcaatgcaagttaatgacagtcatatcccgtggctattccatggatattttttccaattggtttgttccaagtcacgtgactttcaaggtcccggcggtcagaacaaaaaacatggcggacagttctctcatttttagtgaaaaaaatcaatattgtgacttagtttctgcataaaaatggattttgatcacatttatagcaagaaatatatgttttattttcaaaatattcactcagtggaatgtacataatcactttgtatgttggaatagccacaggatatgactgtcattaacttgcattgtagcgaaatccgtgtcagtttcacggaaatttgagtgattccgtggctattccacggattttgagttaaacgaatccgtggctatttcacggattcctgtgagaccatgttggaattttaggtcttcattaaatgtaagccataatcattataattagaagaaattaaataaattaagacatgaaatgtttcattctgtgtgtaatggatctatataatgtggcatttccacttttttaattgaataactggcataaataaacttttccatgatattttaatttattgagatgcacctgtaatttCCTTCTTAGAGCAAGGTCACTCTTTGAACATTGTTTACATCATGTAGCGACTCCTTTCTTCTTTCCTGCCTTCTGCTGAAGCATTGTGGTGCTTTTGGTCTGTCACTCCATTGACAGTCAATCTGTGTTTATAGGGCTTGCATGCATTACTCACTCTGCAGTCAGCAGGAATGCGTATCACGTCACCTGACTTACATGTGcatccttttgtgtgtgtttttaccacATCAAGTGCAAATGAGGCTGGAATTATGGCTCTCCAACAAAGCACAATAATGTCTTTGTGGAGAGAAGGGTGTAACAAGTGAACATACCGTAGGTTGCAGAGAATGTTCCACATGCACACTGGGTtagatgcagtggtggaatgtaactaactacatttactcaagtactgtacaagCACAATtatgaggtactttacttgagtatttccattttctgtaactttatacttctactcaactacattttgaggcaaatattgtactttttactccactacatttagctgccagctttagttactttccaggtaaagatttaacataaaaacatgatacatttaaagtgattagactttgtttttttgtaatttaacctCATAATAGTAAATTAAGAAGTGAAatctttactgaagtaaagtgctgcttacataaatgcatcaataccaatattttgaatatatacagtcatggaaataattattagaccaccctttttcttc contains:
- the cdc42l gene encoding cell division cycle 42, like is translated as MQTIKCVVVGDGAVGKTCLLISYTTNKFPSEYVPTVFDNYAVTVMIGGEPYTLGLFDTAGQEDYDRLRPLSYPQTDVFLVCFSVVSPSSFENVKEKWVPEISHHCPRTPFLLVGTQVDLREDSNTIDKLAKNKQRPLYSESGEKLSRDLRAVKYVECSALTQRGLKNVFDEAILAALEPPETKTKRKCVLL